A genomic window from Anopheles ziemanni chromosome X, idAnoZiCoDA_A2_x.2, whole genome shotgun sequence includes:
- the LOC131290711 gene encoding protein-tyrosine sulfotransferase, which translates to MRLMLRNRKLLLAAGASLTVLVLLWKWSDVQVACWGGVPGPGAMVRDEQSQDGGGNYKYHRNMPLIFIGGVPRSGTTLMRAMLDAHPEVRCGQETRVIPRILQLRSHWMKSEKESVRLVEAGITKEVLNGAIAQFCLEIIAKHGDPAPRLCNKDPLTLKMGSYVIELFPEAKFLFMVRDGRATVHSIISRKVTITGFDLTSYRQCMSKWNQAIQTMHEQCKEIGSDRCMMVYYEQLVLHPEQWMRKILNFLDIPWNDSVLHHEEFINKENGVALSKVERSSDQVIKPVNLEALAKWVGKIPNDVVRDMADVAPMLSVLGYDPYANPPDYGKPDTYVQENTHKVKSNSELWEHRAKELLNRDADRFADNAPPKAKDADEDDYGGGGGGGSKADHKT; encoded by the exons ATGCGACTAATGCTGCGTAATCGCAAACTGTTGCTGGCGGCCGGCGCCTCCCTGacggtgctggtgctgctgtggAAGTGGTCCGACGTACAGGTCGCCTGTTGGGGCGGAGTGCCCGGCCCGGGTGCCATGGTGCGCGACGAACAG AGTCAGGATGGTGGAGGCAACTATAAGTACCATCGGAACATGCCGCTGATTTTCATTGGCGGCGTACCACGGTCCGGAACTACGCTCATGCGTGCCATGCTAGACGCCCATCCGGAAGTACG GTGTGGTCAGGAAACTCGCGTCATACCGCGCATTCTGCAGCTGCGCTCGCACTGGATGAAGTCGGAAAAGGAATCGGTGCGGCTGGTCGAGGCCGGCATCACCAAGGAGGTGCTGAACGGGGCGATCGCACAGTTCTGCCTCGAGATCATCGCCAAGCACGGCGACCCGGCGCCCCGGCTGTGCAACAAGGACCCGCTCACGCTCAAGATGGGCTCGTACGTGATCGAGCTGTTCCCGGAGGCGAAGTTCCTGTTCATGGTGCGGGACGGGCGCGCCACGGTGCACTCGATCATTTCGCGCAAGGTCACCATCACCGGCTTCGACCTGACCAGCTACCGGCAGTGCATGAGCAAGTGGAACCAGGCCATTCAGACGATGCACGAGCAGTGCAAGGAGATTGGCAGCGACCGGTGCATGATGGTGTACTACGAGCAGCTCGTGCTACATCCCGAGCAGTGGATGCGCAAGATCCTGAACTTCCTCGATATCCCCTGGAACGACTCGGTGCTGCATCACGAGGAGTTTATCAACAAGGAGAACGGTGTGGCGCTTTCCAA AGTGGAACGATCGTCGGATCAGGTCATCAAGCCGGTCAACCTGGAGGCACTGGCTAAATGGGTCGGTAAAATACCGAACGATGTGGTGCGTGACATGGCGGACGTCGCACCGATGCTGTCCGTCCTCGGTTACGATCCGTACGCCAACCCACCCGACTACGGAAAACCGGACACGTACGTCCAGGAGAACACCCACAAG GTGAAATCAAACTCGGAGCTTTGGGAGCACCGAGCGAAGGAGCTGCTGAACCGGGACGCGGACCGGTTCGCTGACAACGCACCACCGAAGGCAAAGGATGCCGATGAAGATGACTAcggtggtggaggcggtggtggCAGCAAAGCGGATCACAAAACGTGA